One window of Zalophus californianus isolate mZalCal1 chromosome 3, mZalCal1.pri.v2, whole genome shotgun sequence genomic DNA carries:
- the MTERF4 gene encoding transcription termination factor 4, mitochondrial isoform X2 translates to MAALGRRVCDWHRLVPLPWARIARQTRRGEQQRTSASLLCKLTTASNGGGLEKLSRVESRKYMQEAERGTSLTRCPREKQRTPLAAGFLEREKVITSLLDVGFSDVHVNELLRLRPSPHPQQLLDIITELLLLGLNPEPVYVALKKSPQLLKLPLMHVRKRSSYLRKLGLGEGKLKTVLLCCPQILTMHQRDIDSIVGVLKEKCLFTVQQVARILHRCPYVLQEDPGELEYKFQYAYFRMGVKHADVVRTDFLQYSITKIKQRHVFLERLGRYQTPDKKGQTQVPNPLLKDILRVSEAEFLARTACSSAEEFEVFKKLFAREEEEGSASHVPDNKSWSLDEEAEEEEEEEE, encoded by the exons ATGGCGGCGCTCGGCCGGCGG GTCTGCGACTGGCACCGCCTGgtccccctcccctgggcccgCATTGCTAGGCAGACCCGTCGTGGAGAACAGCAAAGGACGTCTGCATCTTTGTTGTGTAAACTGACCACAGCCTCCAATGGAGGGGGCCTCGAGAAGTTGTCCCGCGTGGAATCCAGAAAGTACATGCAGGAAGCAGAGCGCGGGACGAGTCTCACTCGGTGCCCCCGTGAGAAGCAGAGGACTCCTTTGGCTGCAGGGTTCCTGGAGCGAGAGAAGGTCATCACTTCCCTCCTGGACGTGGGTTTCAGTGATGTCCACGTTAACGAATTGCTCCGTCTGCGGCCAAGTCCGCACCCTCAACAGTTGTTGGACATCATTACAGAATTACTACTCTTGGGTTTGAACCCAGAGCCTGTGTACGTGGCCTTGAAAAAAAGTCCTCAGTTGTTGAAACTGCCTCTAATGCACGTGAGGAAGCGCTCCAGTTACCTGCGAAAGCTTGGTCTTGGAGAAG GGAAACTAAAGACGGTGCTTCTCTGTTGCCCTCAAATCCTCACCATGCATCAGAGGGACATTGACAGCATTGTTGGTGTTCTCaaggagaaatgtcttttcacgGTACAACAGGTGGCCAGGATTTTGCACAGATGCCCCTATGTTCTTCAGGAGGACCCCGGTGAACTGGAATACAAATTCCAG TATGCCTATTTTAGGATGGGGGTCAAACACGCGGACGTGGTGCGGACTGACTTCCTGCAGTACTCCATAACCAAGATCAAGCAGAGACATGTGTTCCTCGAGCGCCTAGGACGGTACCAGACCCCCGATAAGAAGGGTCAGACACAGGTCCCCAACCCTTTACTTAAGGACATTCTCAGAGTCTCAGAAGCTGAGTTTCTGGCCAGGACAGCCTGTTCTTCCGCTGAGGAGTTTGAAGTTTTCAAGAAGCTCTTTGctcgggaggaggaggaggggtcgGCGAGCCACGTGCCTGACAACAAAAGCTGGAGTCTGGAcgaggaggctgaggaggaggaggaggaggaggagtga
- the MTERF4 gene encoding transcription termination factor 4, mitochondrial isoform X1, producing the protein MQEAERGTSLTRCPREKQRTPLAAGFLEREKVITSLLDVGFSDVHVNELLRLRPSPHPQQLLDIITELLLLGLNPEPVYVALKKSPQLLKLPLMHVRKRSSYLRKLGLGEGKLKTVLLCCPQILTMHQRDIDSIVGVLKEKCLFTVQQVARILHRCPYVLQEDPGELEYKFQYAYFRMGVKHADVVRTDFLQYSITKIKQRHVFLERLGRYQTPDKKGQTQVPNPLLKDILRVSEAEFLARTACSSAEEFEVFKKLFAREEEEGSASHVPDNKSWSLDEEAEEEEEEEE; encoded by the exons ATGCAGGAAGCAGAGCGCGGGACGAGTCTCACTCGGTGCCCCCGTGAGAAGCAGAGGACTCCTTTGGCTGCAGGGTTCCTGGAGCGAGAGAAGGTCATCACTTCCCTCCTGGACGTGGGTTTCAGTGATGTCCACGTTAACGAATTGCTCCGTCTGCGGCCAAGTCCGCACCCTCAACAGTTGTTGGACATCATTACAGAATTACTACTCTTGGGTTTGAACCCAGAGCCTGTGTACGTGGCCTTGAAAAAAAGTCCTCAGTTGTTGAAACTGCCTCTAATGCACGTGAGGAAGCGCTCCAGTTACCTGCGAAAGCTTGGTCTTGGAGAAG GGAAACTAAAGACGGTGCTTCTCTGTTGCCCTCAAATCCTCACCATGCATCAGAGGGACATTGACAGCATTGTTGGTGTTCTCaaggagaaatgtcttttcacgGTACAACAGGTGGCCAGGATTTTGCACAGATGCCCCTATGTTCTTCAGGAGGACCCCGGTGAACTGGAATACAAATTCCAG TATGCCTATTTTAGGATGGGGGTCAAACACGCGGACGTGGTGCGGACTGACTTCCTGCAGTACTCCATAACCAAGATCAAGCAGAGACATGTGTTCCTCGAGCGCCTAGGACGGTACCAGACCCCCGATAAGAAGGGTCAGACACAGGTCCCCAACCCTTTACTTAAGGACATTCTCAGAGTCTCAGAAGCTGAGTTTCTGGCCAGGACAGCCTGTTCTTCCGCTGAGGAGTTTGAAGTTTTCAAGAAGCTCTTTGctcgggaggaggaggaggggtcgGCGAGCCACGTGCCTGACAACAAAAGCTGGAGTCTGGAcgaggaggctgaggaggaggaggaggaggaggagtga